One Nerophis ophidion isolate RoL-2023_Sa linkage group LG06, RoL_Noph_v1.0, whole genome shotgun sequence genomic region harbors:
- the LOC133554153 gene encoding cAMP-regulated phosphoprotein 19-like: MDDKDVSTEKAEEAKIKVMHPNLGARPGGSDFLRKRLQKGLKYFDSGDYNMAKAKMKNKHLPSAPTEKAQITGGHIPTPQDLPQRKTSIATSKLAER, translated from the coding sequence ATGGATGACAAAGATGTCAGTACAGAGAAAGCAGAAGAAGCCAAGATAAAGGTCATGCATCCCAATCTTGGAGCTAGACCGGGAGGTTCAGATTTTCTGAGAAAACGACTTCAGAAAGGGCTAAAGTATTTTGATTCTGGCGATTACAACATGGCCAAggccaaaatgaagaataaacACTTGCCATCAGCCCCAACAGAGAAGGCTCAGATCACAGGTGGTCACATCCCGACACCTCAGGACCTGCCTCAGAGAAAGACCTCTATTGCGACAAGCAAACTGGCTGAGAGATGA